A genomic region of Thermodesulfobium narugense DSM 14796 contains the following coding sequences:
- a CDS encoding lysophospholipid acyltransferase family protein has protein sequence MLFKEKIIIFLCYLILENIKLFAHPVSLLMKSFHKKGFRLAKLRFKNLYPNLSEKELNYLVSQNFYNYSIYYLEIILLPLLIKFIRYFINNFQESYSILKDCFIQANDRGIIVITAHFGNWDLGSYIISSISKECNKEAFAVVESIRPRWLFNFFKWTREKAGLKIIPLNESTGIKSLKELKNGNVIALVVDRNLTKHGIKTTFFGRECIFNDGPSILIKRTNPKLFVAGLYRLNKNYQIYFKEIEYKNENSKEEITNLLIKNLEEMINISPTQWFIFQPNWIGDDYE, from the coding sequence ATGCTATTTAAAGAAAAAATTATAATTTTCCTGTGTTATCTTATTTTGGAAAATATAAAACTTTTTGCACATCCTGTATCCCTTCTTATGAAATCATTTCATAAGAAGGGATTTCGTTTAGCAAAATTAAGATTTAAAAATTTATACCCAAATTTAAGCGAAAAGGAGTTAAATTATCTCGTAAGCCAAAACTTTTACAATTACTCAATTTATTATCTTGAAATAATCTTATTGCCGCTTTTAATAAAATTTATTAGATACTTTATCAACAACTTTCAAGAATCATATTCAATATTAAAGGATTGCTTTATACAGGCGAATGATAGAGGCATAATTGTTATCACTGCTCACTTTGGCAATTGGGACTTAGGGTCCTACATAATATCTTCAATATCAAAAGAATGTAACAAAGAAGCATTTGCAGTAGTTGAATCAATTAGACCAAGATGGTTATTTAACTTTTTTAAATGGACCCGAGAAAAAGCTGGATTAAAAATAATTCCACTTAATGAATCTACTGGAATAAAATCCTTAAAAGAGCTAAAAAACGGCAATGTAATAGCACTAGTAGTCGACAGAAATCTAACAAAACATGGAATAAAGACAACATTTTTTGGAAGAGAGTGTATCTTCAACGATGGACCTTCAATTTTGATAAAGAGAACTAACCCAAAGCTCTTCGTAGCTGGTTTGTATAGATTAAATAAAAACTATCAAATATACTTCAAAGAAATAGAATACAAAAATGAAAATTCAAAAGAAGAAATAACAAATTTATTAATAAAAAATCTAGAAGAAATGATAAATATTAGCCCCACACAATGGTTTATCTTTCAACCCAACTGGATTGGAGATGATTACGAATGA
- a CDS encoding CDP-alcohol phosphatidyltransferase family protein, whose translation MGIDKRKLIKPIIYPIAKLLSKMNISPNSITIFCTIITFLASLSIIFLPNIISALFLLIAVSFDSVDGLVARISGKITKFGGFLDSTLDRLSEGFIFTSTAIYGIINNNDLIIVFSFSSMVFSYMISYAKARSECDNVPIKGGLMQRPERLLLFVVSLALGFLLQGLIILTILSIFTTFQRILIAYKGYKQN comes from the coding sequence ATGGGAATAGATAAGAGAAAGCTAATAAAGCCAATTATTTATCCTATAGCGAAACTCTTATCGAAAATGAATATCTCCCCAAATTCCATAACTATTTTTTGCACTATAATAACATTTTTAGCATCACTTTCAATTATATTTCTACCAAATATAATCAGCGCTTTGTTTTTGCTAATTGCGGTTTCATTCGATTCTGTAGATGGGTTAGTTGCGAGGATTTCAGGCAAAATTACCAAATTTGGAGGTTTCCTAGACTCCACTCTCGATAGACTATCTGAGGGCTTTATTTTCACTTCTACAGCCATATATGGAATCATAAATAATAATGATCTTATTATAGTTTTTTCTTTCTCATCAATGGTTTTTTCTTACATGATTTCTTACGCGAAGGCAAGATCGGAATGCGACAATGTTCCTATTAAAGGTGGACTTATGCAAAGGCCAGAAAGGCTTTTGTTATTTGTCGTGTCTTTAGCACTAGGATTTTTATTACAAGGACTTATAATACTTACAATACTTTCTATATTTACAACCTTTCAAAGAATTCTAATAGCATACAAGGGGTATAAACAAAATTGA
- a CDS encoding PHP domain-containing protein has product MDKNFIKADLHIHSSFSDGIASPEEIVKYVANYTDLKIIAITDHDNIKGSLKAVELGEKYGIIVVPGVEVTTLQGHVICLFIDKHIRKFTSLYKTIEITYESGGIIVLPHPMSPLTYSIPLRCIKNIFKKENFPKPDAIEIINPTLAGRVIRQKVVELNKTLKLAELAGTDSHTLDTIGSAYTLFPENTKNLEDVKRAIINRQTKAYGEFWSIREHLRIARTRLNSDIKNIAQKIGGKLINGNR; this is encoded by the coding sequence ATGGATAAAAATTTTATTAAAGCTGATCTTCACATACACAGCAGCTTCAGTGACGGAATAGCATCCCCGGAAGAGATTGTTAAATACGTAGCAAATTATACCGATCTCAAAATAATTGCTATAACCGACCACGATAACATAAAAGGATCGCTTAAAGCAGTTGAATTAGGAGAGAAATATGGAATAATTGTAGTTCCTGGAGTTGAGGTAACTACCCTTCAAGGTCACGTAATATGTCTTTTTATAGATAAACACATAAGAAAGTTTACCAGTCTTTACAAAACAATAGAAATAACGTATGAATCAGGGGGAATAATAGTTCTTCCACATCCAATGAGCCCACTAACTTATAGTATTCCGCTTCGCTGCATAAAGAATATTTTCAAGAAAGAAAATTTTCCAAAACCAGATGCAATAGAAATAATAAATCCTACTCTTGCTGGTCGAGTGATCAGACAAAAGGTAGTAGAATTGAATAAAACTTTAAAATTAGCAGAACTTGCTGGAACTGACTCCCACACTCTAGACACAATAGGAAGCGCATATACTCTGTTCCCCGAAAACACAAAAAATCTAGAAGATGTTAAGAGAGCTATCATAAACCGACAAACTAAAGCCTATGGAGAGTTTTGGAGTATAAGAGAGCATTTGAGGATTGCCAGAACAAGACTCAACTCAGATATAAAAAACATCGCACAAAAAATAGGTGGCAAGCTGATAAATGGGAATAGATAA
- a CDS encoding lysophospholipid acyltransferase family protein, which translates to MSLIKKIIKRVIFSIYWDNKKRREVVLKNYKIIGDALNRPDYETLAREALLSYSDYIYEVLMLFLNKNKFNVNFFNLERLDEALSLKRGVIVSTAHIGNWDVGSLFEHKDIKLKVVANLDFPLAGHLIRLIRSRIGFDVIPARNGLREIINSLKKNQILCMLSDIALNHPSENINFLNHKISFPKAAFQIASSRQCPILPVFIIRKNPFNFDCYIENFIKPKKDYKEAMQEWVSYFEKYVKTYPQQWYIFLPMEIKNG; encoded by the coding sequence CTGTCCTTAATAAAAAAAATAATTAAAAGAGTTATTTTCAGCATTTATTGGGACAATAAAAAAAGGAGAGAAGTTGTATTAAAAAACTATAAGATTATAGGCGACGCATTAAATCGCCCGGATTATGAAACGCTCGCCAGAGAGGCCCTTTTATCTTATAGCGATTATATATATGAAGTTTTAATGCTTTTTTTAAATAAAAATAAGTTTAATGTAAATTTTTTCAACTTAGAAAGGCTTGATGAAGCTCTGTCTTTAAAAAGAGGGGTAATAGTGAGTACAGCACATATAGGCAACTGGGATGTAGGAAGCTTATTTGAACATAAAGATATCAAACTAAAAGTTGTTGCAAACCTTGACTTTCCTCTTGCTGGTCATTTAATAAGGTTAATCCGTTCAAGAATTGGCTTTGATGTAATTCCTGCGAGAAATGGATTAAGAGAAATAATAAACTCGCTTAAGAAGAACCAAATTTTATGTATGCTAAGCGATATAGCCTTAAATCATCCATCTGAAAACATAAATTTTTTAAATCACAAAATTTCCTTTCCAAAAGCAGCTTTTCAGATAGCATCTTCAAGGCAGTGCCCAATCTTGCCAGTATTTATAATCAGAAAAAATCCATTTAATTTTGACTGCTATATAGAAAACTTTATTAAACCAAAAAAAGATTACAAAGAAGCAATGCAAGAATGGGTAAGTTATTTTGAAAAGTATGTAAAGACCTATCCACAACAGTGGTACATCTTTTTACCAATGGAGATAAAAAATGGATAA
- a CDS encoding inositol-3-phosphate synthase, translating into MQEIRVAIVGVGNCASSLVQGVEFYKNSAKKPIGLIHEKIGPYKLENIRFVAAFDIDERKVGKDLSEAIFAAPNNTIKLHDVPNLGVTVMRGHTNDGIGKYAAKAIIESKEEPVDVVKVLKESKADVLINYLPVGSQKASEFYMNCALEANLGVINAIPVFIASNSEWAKKFKDKNLPIIGDDIKSQLGATILHRALTQICLDRGLEIERTFQLNVGGNLDFLNMLERERLESKKISKTNAVNSLMPEPMSEENIHIGPSDYIPWLHDRKWAYIRIESKAFGEVPLNIECKLEVWDSPNSAGIIVDALRLVKLAKDRNLGGPIISACAYLMKSPPVQYPDTQARAMLEDFIKGE; encoded by the coding sequence ATGCAAGAAATAAGAGTTGCAATAGTCGGGGTTGGGAATTGTGCCTCCTCTTTAGTACAAGGCGTTGAATTTTATAAAAATTCAGCAAAAAAACCCATTGGTTTAATTCATGAAAAAATAGGACCATATAAATTAGAAAATATTCGTTTTGTAGCTGCCTTTGATATTGACGAAAGAAAAGTTGGCAAAGACCTCTCAGAAGCCATATTTGCAGCACCTAATAACACCATAAAACTTCATGATGTTCCGAACTTAGGCGTAACAGTTATGAGGGGGCATACAAACGATGGTATCGGTAAGTATGCTGCAAAAGCAATAATAGAATCAAAAGAGGAACCAGTTGACGTAGTAAAGGTTTTAAAAGAATCAAAAGCAGACGTTCTAATAAATTACCTACCGGTAGGAAGTCAGAAAGCCTCAGAATTTTACATGAACTGTGCTCTAGAAGCAAACCTTGGCGTTATTAACGCAATCCCAGTATTCATAGCAAGTAACAGTGAATGGGCAAAAAAATTTAAGGATAAAAATCTACCAATAATAGGCGATGACATAAAATCTCAGCTTGGCGCTACAATTTTACACAGGGCACTTACTCAAATTTGCCTTGATAGAGGTCTTGAAATAGAGAGAACGTTCCAACTTAACGTTGGGGGTAATTTAGACTTCTTAAATATGTTGGAAAGGGAAAGACTGGAATCAAAAAAAATTAGTAAAACAAATGCCGTCAATTCACTGATGCCAGAACCTATGTCAGAAGAAAATATCCACATAGGACCTTCAGATTACATTCCATGGCTACATGATAGGAAGTGGGCATATATAAGGATAGAGAGTAAAGCATTTGGTGAAGTTCCGTTAAATATAGAATGCAAATTAGAGGTATGGGATTCTCCAAATTCTGCAGGAATAATAGTTGATGCTCTAAGATTAGTAAAATTAGCAAAAGATAGGAATTTGGGCGGGCCGATTATTAGTGCGTGCGCATATCTCATGAAGAGTCCACCAGTACAATATCCTGACACACAAGCAAGGGCAATGCTTGAAGATTTTATAAAGGGAGAATAA
- a CDS encoding PHP domain-containing protein, giving the protein MKYKIDLHVHTNFSKDSNISIDELYKKSILSGINVIAITDHNTVKGAMLAKDRIKDIEVIIGEEILTSQGEIIGLFLQEEIKPYMSASETIKQIKAQKGLVYLPHPFSFFRSALKNSAKKTLLDEFDIIESFNAKSLPYENFLAREFATKNRKVVAAGSDAHSIEGFGETYSYVETELSVSRENLVKILSEAKIVGKYFFLENIFYKISASFQKKKGVIKCKK; this is encoded by the coding sequence ATGAAATATAAAATAGATTTACACGTTCATACTAACTTTTCCAAAGACTCAAATATTTCTATAGATGAGCTGTACAAAAAGTCTATATTAAGCGGTATAAATGTAATTGCTATTACTGATCACAACACGGTAAAGGGAGCAATGCTTGCAAAAGATAGAATAAAAGATATTGAAGTTATTATAGGGGAAGAAATTCTTACCTCACAAGGAGAAATTATTGGGCTCTTTTTACAAGAAGAAATAAAACCATATATGAGCGCATCTGAAACTATAAAGCAAATCAAAGCACAGAAAGGCCTTGTGTATCTTCCTCATCCCTTTTCTTTTTTTAGAAGTGCATTAAAAAATTCAGCCAAAAAAACTCTCTTAGATGAATTTGATATAATTGAATCGTTTAATGCTAAATCGTTGCCCTATGAAAATTTTCTTGCTAGAGAGTTTGCAACAAAAAATAGAAAGGTGGTTGCAGCGGGAAGTGATGCACACTCAATAGAGGGATTTGGTGAAACATATTCATATGTTGAAACAGAACTAAGTGTTTCTAGAGAAAATTTAGTAAAAATTTTGAGTGAAGCCAAAATAGTTGGAAAATATTTTTTTCTAGAGAATATATTTTATAAAATATCAGCAAGTTTTCAAAAAAAGAAAGGAGTTATAAAATGCAAGAAATAA
- a CDS encoding endonuclease III domain-containing protein, whose protein sequence is MVVNNINIYSEILRKLDKLYPEIKSNLNFNTPFEFYVAIVLAAQCTDEKVNAVTKELFKRIKSFEDLDSIPLEELEEAIHPTGFYHNKAKALKEGAKYIIKNFNSTLPNNFDDLIKIPGLGRKSAYAILGYVFNKSAIVVDTHVKRLAVRLGLVKKGDPITVEKEIALNVEEKDWFKLSYMLNQHGRLMCTAKNPKCQECILNDICPKVGISKNK, encoded by the coding sequence ATGGTTGTAAACAATATTAATATCTATTCTGAAATATTACGTAAGCTTGATAAACTCTATCCAGAAATAAAAAGTAACTTAAACTTTAACACTCCTTTCGAGTTTTATGTTGCTATTGTTCTTGCCGCCCAATGTACTGACGAAAAAGTTAATGCAGTAACCAAAGAATTATTCAAACGCATAAAAAGCTTTGAAGATCTAGACAGCATACCATTAGAGGAATTAGAAGAAGCAATACACCCAACCGGATTCTATCACAACAAGGCAAAAGCGCTTAAGGAGGGGGCGAAATATATAATCAAAAATTTCAATTCAACTTTACCTAATAATTTTGATGACCTTATCAAAATTCCTGGACTAGGCAGAAAATCGGCATATGCTATCTTAGGTTACGTGTTCAACAAAAGCGCTATAGTTGTTGATACCCACGTTAAGAGATTGGCTGTGCGTTTAGGTCTTGTAAAAAAAGGTGATCCAATAACTGTTGAAAAGGAAATAGCCTTAAATGTTGAAGAAAAAGATTGGTTTAAATTATCATATATGTTAAATCAACATGGAAGATTAATGTGCACTGCAAAAAATCCTAAATGTCAGGAATGTATACTAAACGATATTTGTCCAAAGGTGGGGATTTCTAAAAATAAATGA
- a CDS encoding polyribonucleotide nucleotidyltransferase, whose amino-acid sequence MNEVHSITKEVAEGIVINIETGLLAKQANGSVTVRSGDTIVFSAATMSKEARSDIDFMPLVVDFDEKMYAAGKFPGGFFKREGRPSERAILYSRIIDRSIRPLFPKGLRNDVCISSFPLSIDNDFPVDVLSIIASSAALCISDIPFDGPVGAVRVGEIDKKFILNPTIDQIEKSDIDIVIVGKEDNILMIEGSFNEIPEDKIIEIINYALPAITKICDIQKELISLVKPTKSLVYLQEPTEDITSSLDSILTDNITDKFPLKTKQDFENLEKELKDEILSVLSDRFGSEFVEANILLINQAFQNKLKKIIRNYVIKNKKRVDGRSLDEIRPISIQVGLLPRAHGSALFTRGQTQALSIATLGTQEDSQIIDTLYQSSNEIRKRYMHHYNFPGFSVGEARPSRGPGRREIGHGALAEKALLPVLPKESDFPYTIRVVSEILESNGSSSMASACGSSLSLMDAGVPISKHVGGIAMGLIYENEEIIILSDITGLEDAIGDMDFKVTGTIDGVSALQLDVKVPGIPIDALSKAIKKAYEGRKSIIEKMNQAISHPREMLSNYAPRIEMIQINPEKISDVIGQGGKIIKKIIEETGSKISIEQDGKIYIASTSKEGLNKTIEIIQNITKPIVPGQVYIGKVTKIFNFGALVEISPGKEGLVHISELSKTRVKNVEDVLKLGDEVTVKVLDLESNGKINLSIKALSENPSDLKNDRHSGKQKRTNR is encoded by the coding sequence ATGAACGAAGTACACAGTATCACAAAAGAAGTAGCAGAAGGCATAGTTATAAATATTGAAACTGGACTTTTAGCAAAACAAGCAAACGGTTCAGTTACTGTTAGATCAGGAGATACTATAGTTTTTAGTGCAGCAACTATGTCCAAAGAAGCCAGAAGCGATATAGATTTCATGCCTCTTGTAGTCGATTTTGATGAAAAGATGTATGCCGCGGGAAAATTCCCTGGCGGTTTTTTCAAGAGAGAGGGAAGACCAAGTGAAAGAGCTATCCTATATAGCAGGATTATAGACAGATCTATTAGACCCTTATTCCCAAAGGGATTAAGAAATGATGTCTGTATCTCTTCCTTTCCTCTTTCGATAGATAATGATTTCCCTGTAGATGTGCTTTCTATTATCGCTTCCAGTGCAGCTTTATGTATTTCAGACATTCCTTTTGACGGACCTGTAGGCGCTGTTAGAGTTGGCGAAATTGACAAAAAGTTCATTTTAAATCCAACAATTGATCAAATCGAAAAGAGTGACATAGACATTGTAATTGTAGGTAAAGAAGACAACATTCTTATGATAGAAGGAAGCTTTAACGAAATCCCTGAAGATAAGATAATTGAAATAATCAATTATGCTCTTCCAGCAATAACAAAGATATGCGACATCCAAAAGGAGTTAATATCGTTAGTAAAACCTACCAAAAGCTTAGTTTATTTACAAGAACCAACAGAAGACATCACTAGCTCTTTAGATTCCATTCTAACAGATAACATCACAGATAAGTTTCCCCTAAAAACAAAACAAGATTTTGAAAATTTGGAAAAAGAACTAAAGGACGAAATTTTGTCTGTTTTGTCCGACAGGTTCGGATCCGAATTCGTAGAAGCAAATATTTTACTAATAAACCAGGCTTTCCAAAATAAACTAAAGAAAATAATAAGAAATTATGTGATAAAAAATAAAAAGAGAGTTGATGGCAGAAGTTTAGATGAAATTAGGCCGATATCCATTCAAGTTGGCTTGTTACCAAGAGCACACGGTTCAGCCCTTTTCACAAGAGGTCAAACACAAGCGCTTAGCATTGCAACATTGGGAACACAAGAAGATTCTCAGATAATAGATACCCTTTATCAATCAAGCAATGAAATCAGAAAAAGATACATGCATCATTATAATTTTCCGGGTTTTAGCGTAGGTGAAGCAAGGCCTTCAAGGGGGCCGGGAAGAAGGGAAATTGGTCATGGTGCTCTGGCAGAAAAGGCTTTGTTACCCGTTTTACCAAAAGAATCTGATTTCCCCTATACTATAAGAGTTGTTTCTGAAATACTTGAATCGAACGGATCATCTTCTATGGCTTCTGCATGCGGTTCTTCTCTATCACTAATGGATGCAGGTGTCCCTATCTCAAAACACGTTGGCGGAATAGCCATGGGACTTATTTATGAAAACGAGGAAATTATTATTTTATCGGATATTACCGGTTTAGAAGATGCAATAGGAGATATGGACTTTAAGGTTACCGGAACTATTGATGGAGTTAGCGCGCTACAACTAGACGTAAAAGTACCTGGTATACCCATTGATGCCCTCTCAAAAGCAATTAAAAAAGCATATGAAGGCAGAAAGAGTATTATAGAAAAGATGAATCAAGCTATATCACACCCTAGAGAAATGCTCTCAAACTATGCGCCAAGAATAGAAATGATCCAAATAAATCCAGAAAAAATAAGTGATGTAATAGGACAAGGCGGCAAAATAATCAAAAAGATAATAGAAGAAACTGGCTCAAAGATAAGTATTGAGCAGGACGGCAAAATTTATATAGCATCCACATCCAAAGAGGGTCTAAACAAGACTATCGAGATTATACAAAACATAACTAAACCAATAGTCCCAGGACAGGTTTATATCGGAAAAGTAACCAAGATATTTAACTTTGGTGCTCTTGTTGAAATTTCTCCCGGAAAAGAGGGTCTGGTTCATATTTCTGAGCTTTCAAAGACAAGAGTTAAAAACGTTGAAGATGTCTTAAAGTTGGGCGATGAAGTAACTGTTAAAGTTCTTGATCTTGAAAGCAATGGGAAAATAAATTTAAGCATAAAGGCTCTCTCGGAAAATCCATCAGATCTTAAAAATGATAGACATTCAGGAAAGCAAAAAAGGACTAACAGATAA
- the rpsO gene encoding 30S ribosomal protein S15, with protein MLDKELKKKVIEDFGLHENDTGSAEVQVAILTYRIEKLAEHLKEHKNDLHSKRGLLKMVNQRKRLLSYVKNKDINRYRKLIGKLGLRETA; from the coding sequence ATGTTAGACAAAGAACTTAAGAAAAAGGTAATAGAAGATTTTGGTCTGCATGAAAACGACACTGGTTCAGCAGAAGTACAGGTAGCTATACTAACTTACCGTATTGAAAAACTTGCAGAGCATTTAAAAGAGCACAAGAATGACCTTCACTCAAAAAGAGGACTTTTAAAGATGGTAAACCAAAGAAAGAGGTTGTTATCTTACGTAAAGAACAAGGATATAAATAGATATAGAAAGCTGATCGGCAAACTTGGTCTTAGAGAAACTGCATAA
- the ruvX gene encoding Holliday junction resolvase RuvX, which translates to MILGIDAGSYKIGYAILDERYNIFSKGIILLNDFKKDFLRFIKEYEIEVVVVGSGTGHKKVMKLIDELNLDLKVIVISERNTSVEAKWRYINSLKGFKGFFCKLFGYLDKPVDDISAVIIAERYLNEERKKSET; encoded by the coding sequence TTGATTTTAGGAATTGATGCAGGAAGTTATAAAATTGGTTATGCAATTTTAGATGAAAGGTATAATATTTTTTCAAAAGGGATAATACTACTTAATGACTTCAAAAAAGATTTTTTAAGATTTATAAAAGAATATGAAATTGAAGTGGTTGTTGTTGGAAGTGGAACTGGACATAAAAAGGTGATGAAATTAATAGATGAACTCAATTTGGATTTAAAGGTCATAGTGATATCAGAAAGAAATACTTCGGTAGAAGCCAAATGGAGATATATTAATTCACTAAAAGGATTTAAAGGTTTTTTTTGCAAGCTTTTTGGATATTTGGATAAACCAGTTGATGACATTTCAGCTGTAATAATAGCTGAAAGATACTTAAATGAAGAGAGGAAAAAAAGTGAGACCTGA
- a CDS encoding deoxycytidylate deaminase translates to MRPDWDSYFMKIAFLVATRSTCIRRKVGAVIVKEKRILSTGYNGAPSGLLHCLDIGCLRDKLNIPSGERQELCRGLHAEQNAIIQGAMYGVSLMGSTIYVTNQPCITCAKMLIQAGIVKIVYQGDYPDKLALEMLEEAGVEIIKFIPDDKEV, encoded by the coding sequence GTGAGACCTGATTGGGATTCTTATTTTATGAAAATTGCATTTTTAGTTGCTACGCGCTCAACGTGTATAAGAAGGAAAGTTGGAGCTGTCATTGTAAAGGAAAAAAGAATATTGTCAACTGGATATAATGGCGCTCCTTCAGGGCTTTTGCATTGTCTTGATATTGGTTGTTTGAGAGACAAGTTGAATATTCCTTCTGGCGAAAGACAGGAACTTTGCAGGGGATTACATGCCGAGCAAAATGCAATAATCCAAGGTGCTATGTATGGAGTTAGCCTGATGGGATCTACAATATATGTTACAAATCAACCATGTATAACGTGTGCAAAAATGCTTATTCAGGCAGGAATAGTTAAAATAGTTTATCAGGGAGATTATCCTGATAAACTTGCTTTAGAGATGTTAGAGGAAGCTGGAGTAGAGATTATAAAATTTATTCCTGATGACAAAGAGGTGTAA
- a CDS encoding glycosyltransferase family 4 protein — protein MCLFSFFLSLLNTKFVIFLSEKLKIYDRPDKRKIHNELTSRLGGVGFFVPFLVTVFLYSFLVKGFEVVDFLICILPIFLLGLYDDLFGINPIVKLAAQIFASFIAFNLGFRIDYIYLPFVGYLFFGGLSLFLTIFWLVGLSNALNLVDGMDGLASGVAILILLSMAIVSYVLDRNFVFIISIILLFSMTGFFVFNINPARIFMGDSGSLTVGFIIGLLSVVGFMKALTIVTLFSIIIMLIIPVADTLWAIIRRSISGRSIFSPDKGHFHHMLLEKGWSVRKINFLFRGITVVGSLVFFFVFLPQEYFLFTASFLIFGYLFLFLLESIVIGVRKSA, from the coding sequence ATGTGTTTGTTTTCTTTTTTTCTTTCTCTCTTAAACACTAAATTTGTAATTTTTTTATCTGAAAAGCTGAAAATTTATGATAGGCCTGATAAGAGAAAAATTCACAACGAATTAACTTCTCGTCTTGGAGGAGTTGGATTTTTTGTTCCATTTCTAGTTACTGTATTCTTATACTCCTTTCTAGTAAAAGGATTCGAAGTTGTTGATTTCTTGATTTGCATTTTGCCAATATTTCTCCTTGGGTTATATGACGATCTTTTTGGAATTAACCCTATTGTGAAGTTAGCAGCCCAAATTTTTGCCTCATTTATAGCTTTTAATTTGGGATTTCGAATAGACTATATTTATCTTCCATTTGTAGGGTATTTATTTTTTGGAGGATTGTCATTATTTTTGACTATTTTCTGGCTCGTAGGATTATCTAATGCTCTAAATTTAGTAGATGGCATGGATGGTTTGGCATCGGGAGTTGCTATTTTAATACTTTTATCAATGGCAATAGTCTCGTATGTTTTGGATAGGAATTTTGTTTTTATAATTTCGATAATACTTTTATTCTCTATGACAGGTTTTTTTGTCTTCAACATAAATCCTGCTAGAATATTTATGGGAGATAGCGGTTCTTTGACTGTTGGTTTTATAATTGGTTTGCTTTCAGTTGTTGGATTTATGAAAGCTCTTACAATAGTAACATTATTTTCGATTATTATTATGTTAATAATTCCTGTGGCGGATACCCTTTGGGCTATTATAAGAAGATCAATATCTGGAAGATCAATCTTTTCGCCAGATAAAGGCCATTTTCATCATATGCTTTTGGAAAAGGGTTGGAGTGTAAGGAAGATCAATTTTTTGTTTAGAGGAATTACTGTAGTAGGATCTTTGGTGTTCTTTTTTGTCTTTTTGCCTCAAGAATATTTTTTGTTTACTGCTTCTTTTCTGATTTTTGGTTATTTATTTTTATTTTTGCTTGAATCTATCGTTATTGGAGTGAGAAAAAGTGCATAA